The genomic DNA ATGCACTAAATCTATCACAGTTCGACACTAAAGAACAAGCGTACAATTTAGATTACAAATTAGATATTGATGACAAAGGGCAAAATATAGAATTAGAAATTAATTATACAAAAACTACAGATCCTCAGAATGACTTTAATAAAGAAACTGTAAGTAAGAGTTCTAAACGCTACAATTACACAAATAACATCACCAATAATTCAGATACTTTTTTAGCAAACCTCGATTATACAAAACCTCTTTCTGGCGGAAAATTAGAGTTCGGTTTAGAAGCTAGAATTCAAAATACATTTAATAACATTATTACAGATCAAGAAATAGAAACCAATGGAAACACTGCAATTGTACCTAAAGGAAATTCTTCTTTCAATTATGATCGAGAAATTTATTCTGGCTATGTAAATTATACAAAAGAGTTTAAAAAAATTGCTTTTCAAGGCGGATTACGATTCGAACATTTTACGGTAAATGGCTTATTTTCGAACACAGAACAGGCGGCTATAAAACCCTATGAAGACCAGTTTTTAACACTCTATCCTTCTGCTTATTTTACGTATTATGCTTCAGATAAAAATGAATTCCAGATTGGATATAGTAGAAGAGTTGACAGACCAGGAGTTGAGCAAGTGACGCCTATTCAAGAATGGACCTCCCCTTTAAGTACTTCTATTGGTAACCAAACTTTACAACCACAATTTACCAATTCTTTTGAAGCAAATTATACCAGAAGTATTAAAAAAGGATATCTTTCTTTTGGCACATTTTACAGACGTACTTCAGATAAGATTGGTAGAATTATTAATAAAGATCCTGCGAATGCAGATCGTCAATTATTGTCTTACGCAAATTATGAAACTGCAAACAGTTATGGCGTTGAGTTTTCTTCGAGTTTTAAAATAACAAAATGGTGGAGCTTTAGACCAAGTGCTAATTTATACATCCAAGACAGTCAAGGCGTAATTAACAATAAACAAGAAAGTATAAAAAATACTCTTTTTAGTGCTAGAATTAGCAATAGTTTTAAAGCTTCAAAAAAATTAAGATTCCAATTATCTAGTTCTTACAGAGGAAAAAGTGAAGGCGTACAATTTAAAGTGAAACCTTATGCTTTAGTAAATGCTTCTGCACAACTTTCTGTTTTAGATGGGAATGGTGCAATTACGTTAAGAGGAACTGATATTTTTGATGGTTATAAACTAGATTTCTCAGCAACAAATCCGTTTGCACAAACAGGACAATATACATTAGAATACAGTTCGGTTTATCTTGGCTTTTCTTATGATTTTGGAAGTGGGAAAAACAGAGAAAGAAATAGAAAATATAGAGAAAACAACGAAACCCAAGGTAGTGGTGGTGTTTTGTAGAAGATGGCTTAGTTTTTTCTAAGCTTAAAAAACAGAACTTCGCTAGCGCCAGTTATAAGTCATTAAAAAGGCACATAATAGTCTAAGTTACCAATAATATATAGCAACACCCAAACTTAAAAGAATTATTGCAATGACTATAAATACAAAGTACAAATTAATATTGCTAAGTCTACTAATAATAAGCTTCAGTTCTTGTGAGGTAAAGGAAAAAAGAACTCAAAAAAATGAAACTTCAAAAAAACAGAATGAAGAGCTATTCAATTCTACAATTTCAAAACACTTAAATGCAGTAACCAGTAAAGACTCAAGTGCTTTAAAAGCTACAATGTCTCCAAAAGGTAATATGGAATTAATTCAACCAAGCTCTGAAATTCTATATTCTGTAGATGGGTTTATGAAATTTCATCAGAAATGGTTTGAAGCCCCTAATTGGACCGTTGATATAAAAATATTAAGCACCGATATTGGTGATAGAATTGGTGTAGCTACAACCGAGTTTCTGTACAAAGAGCCAGACAGGAATGGAAAACCTTATTTTAATAGACTAATTGTTAGTTATACTTTAGAAAAAATAAATAATAATTGGTACATTATTAAAGACCATGCAAGTTCAATTGAGAAAACAGAGAATTAAATACTATTGCCAACAAAGCATAAAATTAATTGCTAGCTATAACGCATTTAGAAAACTCTTTCGGCATTTAGCAGTCGTGCTTTAATTACTCACTTAAACACGCAACTAAGCCTACACAAAAACGTTCGAAAATTATTAAAAAAATATTCTAACAGTAAAAAAGGTGCTACAAAATGCAGCACCTTTTTTAATATCATCTAAAAGAAAATGGAAAAAAACCAAAGCTAACAACTATTTTTTTACCATCTAATTATAACACTTCCCCAAGTAAAACCACTACCAAAAGCAGCCAAAACAACTAAATCGTTGTCTTTTATTTTACCAAGTTCCCAAGCTTCTGTTAAGGCAATAATTACAGATGCAGCCGTAGTGTTTCCGTATTTCATAATATTGTTATACACTTTGTCATCAGACAACTGAAACTTCTTCTGTATAAACTGTGCAATTCGTAAATTCGCTTGATGCGGAATTAACATATCGATATCTGATTTCTCTAAATTATTTGCTTGTAAACCCTCTACAATTGCTTCAGAAAAACGAGTAATAGCGTGTTTAAATACAAACTGACCATTCATATAAGGATAATAAGAAACGTCATCAGGATCATTTGCTTCTAAAATTTCTGGCACCCAACGTTGAGTAGAAGGTCCTTCTAAAGCCAATTCTTTTGCGTGTTTTCCTTCCGAATGTAAATGAGAAGATAAGATTCCTTTTCCTGCTTCTTCACTTCTAGAAAGTACTGCAGCTCCTGCCCCATCACCAAATATTACAGAAACATTTCTTCCTCTTGTAGATCTATCTAACCCACCAGAATGATTTTCTGAACCAATAACCAAAATATTTTTATACATACCGGTTTTTATAAATTGGTCTGCAACAGACATCGCATAAATAAAACCAGAACATTGGTTTCGAACATCTAAAGCACCAATTGTTGGCATTTCTAACATGTCTTGTATTTGAACGCCACCTCCAGGAAAATACATATCTGGACTTAAA from Polaribacter sp. ALD11 includes the following:
- a CDS encoding outer membrane beta-barrel family protein; translation: MKKYTPLFLIFLSLPFFSQAKKDVIKNIGTITGKIVDFKTKKALPYVNIVCKDQSKAIITGGITSKKGSFIIEKLPLDSIFIDIQFIGYKTIKRTIVLSKNQSQVNISTLFLKEDSSLLDEVVVQSKTSTIVQKIDRKVIHVGKDLTSAGTNSLQLLENIPSVQVNFQSGTINLRGNSNVRVLIDGKPSNLSPSKLLKQIPSSSVKSVELITNPSAKYTPEGMSGIINIILKKNTKIGFNGSINIGQEHSKNTRPTGSLDLNYRTGKVNMYANYGLDLGKFETNAFFDRSDKNLTQHINYTDNTTNNYLKTGIDFYINKKNTLSFYTSQSFSDTDFSIDTKVIENNNLVFNALNLSQFDTKEQAYNLDYKLDIDDKGQNIELEINYTKTTDPQNDFNKETVSKSSKRYNYTNNITNNSDTFLANLDYTKPLSGGKLEFGLEARIQNTFNNIITDQEIETNGNTAIVPKGNSSFNYDREIYSGYVNYTKEFKKIAFQGGLRFEHFTVNGLFSNTEQAAIKPYEDQFLTLYPSAYFTYYASDKNEFQIGYSRRVDRPGVEQVTPIQEWTSPLSTSIGNQTLQPQFTNSFEANYTRSIKKGYLSFGTFYRRTSDKIGRIINKDPANADRQLLSYANYETANSYGVEFSSSFKITKWWSFRPSANLYIQDSQGVINNKQESIKNTLFSARISNSFKASKKLRFQLSSSYRGKSEGVQFKVKPYALVNASAQLSVLDGNGAITLRGTDIFDGYKLDFSATNPFAQTGQYTLEYSSVYLGFSYDFGSGKNRERNRKYRENNETQGSGGVL
- a CDS encoding nuclear transport factor 2 family protein; translation: MTINTKYKLILLSLLIISFSSCEVKEKRTQKNETSKKQNEELFNSTISKHLNAVTSKDSSALKATMSPKGNMELIQPSSEILYSVDGFMKFHQKWFEAPNWTVDIKILSTDIGDRIGVATTEFLYKEPDRNGKPYFNRLIVSYTLEKINNNWYIIKDHASSIEKTEN
- a CDS encoding 3-oxoacyl-ACP synthase III family protein, with the protein product MYNSKITGLGYYVPENVVTNDDLKEFMETSDEWIQERTGIKERRWIDPKTGDTTAVMGAKAARIAIERSGLTKDDIDFIVFATLSPDMYFPGGGVQIQDMLEMPTIGALDVRNQCSGFIYAMSVADQFIKTGMYKNILVIGSENHSGGLDRSTRGRNVSVIFGDGAGAAVLSRSEEAGKGILSSHLHSEGKHAKELALEGPSTQRWVPEILEANDPDDVSYYPYMNGQFVFKHAITRFSEAIVEGLQANNLEKSDIDMLIPHQANLRIAQFIQKKFQLSDDKVYNNIMKYGNTTAASVIIALTEAWELGKIKDNDLVVLAAFGSGFTWGSVIIRW